The following proteins are encoded in a genomic region of Pungitius pungitius chromosome 19, fPunPun2.1, whole genome shotgun sequence:
- the arhgap28 gene encoding rho GTPase-activating protein 28: MSSERTDRRMLSSPPTTSSAAPHLPPTMTSDLRRVNMETFWREVRSIDEEIDEEGEEEEDEEQKSIDEVELEEAWLMEAGLSSLVTSSLSEEVPAPAEVLLSTLTRQQAATVRRRLDNYNQTLKTRNRQPIRDVRDVFTEPDDEPAQRCSPPPSPRAESSSSRYHTSTKTIRRKTHRVRSTLPPFVFEDQQHASTPTHTHTATRTHPLSVSWSRQADWLLRDSPYSEGVAEHRSCGTCRDCLRFHGTDGGDVPFVPVAPSQGLVSAEDLSPCDLTRLGFISHIELSTFLLALGVQTKRPRPPRRKTRDSGVFAVPLNSLLEKDKKKFPEVKVPVVFQKLLCTLEQTGLQTEGILRVPGSAARLKYLRGELDRCCAEFDWSAVRQVEAAGLLKLFIRELPTPLLTHTHLSTYRSVLGVSSVVHQVQALQLLSLLLPEENRETLRALLAFLRKVVSHQDQNRMSLWNVSMVMAPNLFTYSRGNKRSIAKQREEMEEAVGGAHLVRLMIIHQDLLWTVPSFLLSQVRQMNQASNQKQFDLTKAKRRLLRRKNDRNQITELCAGVIRVQAPLHTKVSMAIQLDEQMRAKDIITRFGCDHSSSVQHLYEVGGNICERRLHPDCLLLDVYRVNPRCDWLIKP, from the exons ATGAGCAGTGAGCGGACCGATCGGAG GATGTTGTCCTCTCCACCTACCACCTCCTCCGCTGCCCCTCATCTCCCTCCaaccatgacctctgacctccgccGTGTCAACATGGAAACATTCTGGAGAGAGGTGCGTAGCATTGATGAGGAGATTgatgaagagggagaagaagaggaggatgaggagcagaAGAGTATAGACG aggtggagctggaggaggcgtgGCTGATGGAGGCGGGGCTATCCTCCCTGGTCACCTCCTCTTTGTCGGAGGAGGTGCCAGCGCCCGCCGAGGTGCTGCTGTCCACGTTGACGCGACAACAAGCCGCCACGGTGAGGAGGAGGCTGGACAACTACAACCAGACGCTGAAGACCAGAAACCGGCAGCCAATTAGAGACGTCCGAGACGTCTTCACCGAG CCCGACGATGAACCAGCACAAagatgctccccccccccctctccccgcgcCGAGTCATCATCGAGTCGGTACCACACCTCCACCAAGACCATCCGGCGAAAAACTCACAGAG ttcGATCAACTCTTCCTCCGTTTGTTTTTGAAGATCAACAACACGCGTCAaccccaacacacacgcacactgcgaCACGCACACACCCGCTCTCTGTCAGCTGGTCGAGGCAAGCCGATTGGCTGCTGCGAGACTCTCCGTACTCGGAGGGCGTGGCCGAGCACAGGAGCTGCGGGACGTGTCGGGACTGTCTCCGTTTCCATGGAACCGATGGTGGGGATGTGCCG tttgtaCCTGTCGCACCCTCTCAGGGCCTCGTCTCGGCAGAGGACCTGTCACCATGTGACCTCACCCGCCTTGGCTTCATCTCCCACATCGAGCTGTCCACCTTCCTGCTCGCTCTCGGGGTACAAACCAAACGGCCTCGCCCCCCACGACGAAAGACCCGGG ATAGCGGCGTCTTCGCTGTTCCTCTCAACTCGCTGTTggaaaaagacaagaagaagttTCCAGAAGTTAAAGTTCCTGTCGTCTTCCAGAAG ttgttgtgTACTTTAGAGCAGACCGGTCTGCAGACTGAAGGGATTCTCAGAGTTCCAGGATCAGCTGCTCGACTGAAG TACCTGCGTGGAGAGTTAGACAGGTGCTGTGCAGAGTTCGACTGGTCTGCAGTGAGACAGGTGgaggctgcaggtctgctgaagCTTTTCATCAGAGAGTTGCCGACGcctctgctgacacacacacacctgtccacCTACCGCTCTGTgctgg GTGTGTCCTCGGTGGTCCACCAGGTGCAGGCTCTTCAGCTGCTGTCGTTGTTGCTTCCTGAAGAGAACAGAGAAACCCTCAGA GCTCTGCTGGCCTTTCTACGCAAGGTGGTCTCTCATCAGGACCAGAACAGGATGTCTCTGTGGAACGTCTCCATGGTAATGGCACCAAACCTGTTCACCTACTCACGTGGCAACAAGCGCTCCATCGCCAAGCAacgggaggagatggaggaggcggtGGGCGGAGCTCACCTGGTCCGGCTGATGATCATACACCAGGACCTTTTGTGGACC GTCCCCAGCTTCCTGCTCTCTCAGGTGAGACAGATGAACCAAGCATCCAATCAGAAACAGTTTGACTTAACTAAAGCAAAAAGACGactgctgaggaggaagaacGACAGAAACCAG ATCACAGAGCTGTGTGCAGGTGTGATCAGGGTTCAAGCCCCCCTGCACACCAAGGTTTCCATGGCAATACAGCTGGATGAACAGATGAGAGCCAAAGACATCATCACGCGCTTTGGGTGTGACCACAG CAGTTCTGTTCAGCATCTGTATGAAGTCGGAGGAAACATCT GTGAGCGGCGGCTCCACCCTGACTGCCTCCTATTGGACGTCTACAGAGTGAATCctcgctgtgattggctgatcaaACCCTGA
- the LOC119198307 gene encoding lethal(3)malignant brain tumor-like protein 4 isoform X1 — protein MKNKVCSTQVSVKRRSWSWQQYLNEQKSEAAPLSLFTQSQSVPSRRNGFKVGMKLEGIDPVHPSMFCVLTVAEVIGCRVRLHIDSYSECYDFWVNSDSADIRHAGWCKDNNHKLHPPKGHSETDFDWQHYLRSTGSHAAPPTLFTCRTASCGFRVGTKLEAVDRKNPGLVCVASVADVIGDRFLVHFDNWDDTYDYWCDSSSPYIHPVGWCEEQGRPLTPPQGHSNPENFLWEDYLQQTGSTAAPSSAFTLRAPHGFQVNQKLEAVDRKNPMLIRVATVTDTENYRVKVHYDGWPQQFDVWSDSDHCDLHPVGWCQRTGHPLEPPPGQTGSSPTSPSQGVCPTRGCRGVGHIKGAKYTGHHSAFGCPYSDINLRKEVLLPDRLGGERVITLVPVTMYHHGNQDRLDRSVQVKTEPRDETLLVPLGKRRRQADGLSRPTKFLRMKQEEEELHITPAAESSLQAALHQSVFLSAMSAQPSRDLSLCWEQHRKLLPGVSGVHAETVQHWSVQEVSDFIESIPGCEEQAKQFRDEQIDGRAFLLLTQRDIVKIMSMKLGPALKIFNSILMFKHAEAWSQSPAEDCCQSPAVARSQSQDSVHFPSNHQSDFAVM, from the exons aTGAAGAACAAAGTCTGTAGCActcaag tgaGTGTGAAGAGACGGTCCTGGTCCTGGCAGCAGTACCTGAACGAACAGAAGAGTGAAGCTGCTCCTCTGTCACTGTTTACACAg TCCCAGTCGGTTCCCAGTAGGAGAAATGGTTTTAAAGTGGGGATGAAGCTGGAGGGCATTGACCCGGTGCATCCTTCTATGTTCTGTGTGCTGACCGTTGCTGAG GTGATTGGCTGTCGGGTCCGCCTCCATATCGATAGCTACTCTGAGTGCTATGACTTCTGGGTGAACTCTGACTCAGCAGACATCCGACACGCAGGCTGGTGTAAAGACAACAACCACAAGCTCCACCCACCCAAAG GCCACAGTGAGACAGACTTTGATTGGCAGCATTACCTTCGGTCCACAGGCTCTCATGCTGCTCCTCCGACCCTGTTCACCTGTCGCACTGCT AGCTGTGGCTTCCGTGTGGGGACGAAGCTGGAGGCGGTCGACAGGAAGAACCCGGGACTCGTCTGCGTCGCCTCCGTCGCTGATGTCATCGGTGACCGTTTCCTGGTTCACTTTGACAACTGGGACGACACGTATGACTACTG GTGTGACAGCAGCAGTCCGTACATCCATCCTGTGGGCTGGTGTGAAGAACAGggacgacctctgaccccccctcaGG GACACTCAAACCCAGAGAACTTCCTCTGGGAGGATTACCTCCAGCAAACTGGTTCCACAGCCGCTCCCAGTTCAGCCTTCACACTG AGAGCGCCACACGGTTTCCAGGTGAACCAGAAGCTGGAGGCAGTGGACAGGAAGAACCCCATGTTGATCCGCGTCGCCACGGTAACGGATACAGAGAACTACAGGGTGAAG GTCCATTATGACGGCTGGCCACAGCAGTTTGACGTCTGGAGTGACAGCGACCACTGTGACCTCCATCCTGTGGGCTGGTGCCAACGCACGGGACACCCACTGGAGCCCCCCCCAGGTCAGACAG gctCCTCCCCCACGTCCCCCTCTCAGGGCGTCTGTCCCACTCGTGGCTGCAGAGGAGTTGGACACATTAAAGGAGCCAAATACACGGGACACCACAG CGCTTTCGGGTGTCCGTACTCGGACATTAACCTGCGTAAGGAGGTGCTGCTTCCTGATAggctggggggagagagagtcaTCACCCTCGTACCCGTCACCATgtatcaccacggcaaccaggACAGGTTAGACAG gagCGTCCAGGTGAAGACGGAGCCCAGAGACGAGACTCTGCTGGTTCCTCTggggaagagaaggagacaggCAGACGG ACTGTCCCGACCAACCAAATTCCTCCGTAtgaaacaggaagaggaggagcttcaCATCACACCAG CTGCAGAGTCCAGTCTGCAGGCCGCCCTCCACCAGTCGGTCTTCTTGTCGGCCATGTCGGCGCAGCCCAGTCGTGACCTGTCTCTCTGCTGGGAGCAACACCGCAAACTGCTGCCTGGCGTCTCCGGAGTCCACGCGGAGACGGTCCAGCACTGGAGCGTCCAAGag GTGTCAGACTTCATTGAGTCTATTCCTGGTTGTGAAGAACAGGCGAAACAGTTCAGGGACGAG CAAATCGATGGGCGGGCCTTCCTTCTTCTCACCCAAAGGGACATTGTCAAGATCATGTCGATGAAACTTGGTCCCGCCCTCAAGATTTTCAACTCCATCCTTATGTTTAAACACGCCGAGGCCTGGAGCCAATCACCCGCCGAGGATTGCTGCCAATCACCTGCCGTGGCCAGGAGCCAATCACAAGACTCCGTTCATTTTCCATCCAATCATCAATCGGATTTTGCCGTCATGTGA
- the LOC119198307 gene encoding lethal(3)malignant brain tumor-like protein 1 isoform X2 produces MKNKVCSTQVSVKRRSWSWQQYLNEQKSEAAPLSLFTQSQSVPSRRNGFKVGMKLEGIDPVHPSMFCVLTVAEVIGCRVRLHIDSYSECYDFWVNSDSADIRHAGWCKDNNHKLHPPKGHSETDFDWQHYLRSTGSHAAPPTLFTCRTASCGFRVGTKLEAVDRKNPGLVCVASVADVIGDRFLVHFDNWDDTYDYWCDSSSPYIHPVGWCEEQGRPLTPPQGHSNPENFLWEDYLQQTGSTAAPSSAFTLRAPHGFQVNQKLEAVDRKNPMLIRVATVTDTENYRVKVHYDGWPQQFDVWSDSDHCDLHPVGWCQRTGHPLEPPPGSSPTSPSQGVCPTRGCRGVGHIKGAKYTGHHSAFGCPYSDINLRKEVLLPDRLGGERVITLVPVTMYHHGNQDRLDRSVQVKTEPRDETLLVPLGKRRRQADGLSRPTKFLRMKQEEEELHITPAAESSLQAALHQSVFLSAMSAQPSRDLSLCWEQHRKLLPGVSGVHAETVQHWSVQEVSDFIESIPGCEEQAKQFRDEQIDGRAFLLLTQRDIVKIMSMKLGPALKIFNSILMFKHAEAWSQSPAEDCCQSPAVARSQSQDSVHFPSNHQSDFAVM; encoded by the exons aTGAAGAACAAAGTCTGTAGCActcaag tgaGTGTGAAGAGACGGTCCTGGTCCTGGCAGCAGTACCTGAACGAACAGAAGAGTGAAGCTGCTCCTCTGTCACTGTTTACACAg TCCCAGTCGGTTCCCAGTAGGAGAAATGGTTTTAAAGTGGGGATGAAGCTGGAGGGCATTGACCCGGTGCATCCTTCTATGTTCTGTGTGCTGACCGTTGCTGAG GTGATTGGCTGTCGGGTCCGCCTCCATATCGATAGCTACTCTGAGTGCTATGACTTCTGGGTGAACTCTGACTCAGCAGACATCCGACACGCAGGCTGGTGTAAAGACAACAACCACAAGCTCCACCCACCCAAAG GCCACAGTGAGACAGACTTTGATTGGCAGCATTACCTTCGGTCCACAGGCTCTCATGCTGCTCCTCCGACCCTGTTCACCTGTCGCACTGCT AGCTGTGGCTTCCGTGTGGGGACGAAGCTGGAGGCGGTCGACAGGAAGAACCCGGGACTCGTCTGCGTCGCCTCCGTCGCTGATGTCATCGGTGACCGTTTCCTGGTTCACTTTGACAACTGGGACGACACGTATGACTACTG GTGTGACAGCAGCAGTCCGTACATCCATCCTGTGGGCTGGTGTGAAGAACAGggacgacctctgaccccccctcaGG GACACTCAAACCCAGAGAACTTCCTCTGGGAGGATTACCTCCAGCAAACTGGTTCCACAGCCGCTCCCAGTTCAGCCTTCACACTG AGAGCGCCACACGGTTTCCAGGTGAACCAGAAGCTGGAGGCAGTGGACAGGAAGAACCCCATGTTGATCCGCGTCGCCACGGTAACGGATACAGAGAACTACAGGGTGAAG GTCCATTATGACGGCTGGCCACAGCAGTTTGACGTCTGGAGTGACAGCGACCACTGTGACCTCCATCCTGTGGGCTGGTGCCAACGCACGGGACACCCACTGGAGCCCCCCCCAG gctCCTCCCCCACGTCCCCCTCTCAGGGCGTCTGTCCCACTCGTGGCTGCAGAGGAGTTGGACACATTAAAGGAGCCAAATACACGGGACACCACAG CGCTTTCGGGTGTCCGTACTCGGACATTAACCTGCGTAAGGAGGTGCTGCTTCCTGATAggctggggggagagagagtcaTCACCCTCGTACCCGTCACCATgtatcaccacggcaaccaggACAGGTTAGACAG gagCGTCCAGGTGAAGACGGAGCCCAGAGACGAGACTCTGCTGGTTCCTCTggggaagagaaggagacaggCAGACGG ACTGTCCCGACCAACCAAATTCCTCCGTAtgaaacaggaagaggaggagcttcaCATCACACCAG CTGCAGAGTCCAGTCTGCAGGCCGCCCTCCACCAGTCGGTCTTCTTGTCGGCCATGTCGGCGCAGCCCAGTCGTGACCTGTCTCTCTGCTGGGAGCAACACCGCAAACTGCTGCCTGGCGTCTCCGGAGTCCACGCGGAGACGGTCCAGCACTGGAGCGTCCAAGag GTGTCAGACTTCATTGAGTCTATTCCTGGTTGTGAAGAACAGGCGAAACAGTTCAGGGACGAG CAAATCGATGGGCGGGCCTTCCTTCTTCTCACCCAAAGGGACATTGTCAAGATCATGTCGATGAAACTTGGTCCCGCCCTCAAGATTTTCAACTCCATCCTTATGTTTAAACACGCCGAGGCCTGGAGCCAATCACCCGCCGAGGATTGCTGCCAATCACCTGCCGTGGCCAGGAGCCAATCACAAGACTCCGTTCATTTTCCATCCAATCATCAATCGGATTTTGCCGTCATGTGA
- the LOC119198309 gene encoding transmembrane protein 200C has product MIATGGLLRINARRQDSLRSKPHKAHTHKRKNKNKRRNEVVVVKGKLKLFSVPGLVAALGVLVLLVGVVMAALGYWPRDGLFFSARLQEATAMASVSSTRSTAAEAQGAEEARRPRGEEGDRGGDQGGEGGDNGFNRTETINGTIGRLHGGFLEDFLHRYLYSDRLKVLGPLIMGIGIFLFICANAVLHENRDKKTKVINLRDIYSTVIDLHGLRKHTSSSSSNPLNGLVNYVQSKSLEAKPRAYPASLLNHREGGGGGGEGGGGLLSRQPLPCSSTGGGEGGGGGDAVFTISEDALPPPSSSCHRLSLPPRFSPPHLSPCWNVPQKEVLSSFTLPLRRPRSTAPPRRHSAGGWSTAAGEEQRREGGNQRQRGKEEDACQPPPFCSSRAFQGSCSSSSLHQEVLLIHSSCSLIPSSFPISSLSQLLSFSSSTPAPPCRRRSLPIGHSKLTHGEDK; this is encoded by the exons ATGATCGCAACGGGCGGCCTCCTGCGGATCAACGCACGGCGTCAGGACTCACTGAGGTCCAAAccacacaaagcacacacacacaagaggaaaaacaagaacaagag GAGAAACgaagtggtggtggtgaaggggAAGCTGAAGCTGTTTTCGGTCCCGGGCCTGGTGGCGGCGCTGGGCGtcctggtcctgctggtggGCGTGGTCATGGCGGCCCTGGGCTACTGGCCCAGAGACGGACTCTTCTTCAGCGCTCGGCTGCAGGAGGCCACGGCCATGGCCTCGGTGTCCTCCACCAGGTCCACAGCTGCCGAGGCTCAG ggagcagaggaggcaaGGAGACcccgaggagaggaaggagacagaggaggagaccaaggaggagaaggaggagataaTGGTTTCAACCGGACGGAAACCATAAACGGGACGATTGGACGTCTTCATGGAGGTTTTCTGGAGGATTTCCTCCACAG GTACCTGTACTCTGATAGGCTGAAGGTTTTGGGGCCTCTCATCATGGGCATCGGGATCTTTCTTTTTATCTGTGCGAACGCCGTGCTGCATGAAAACCgcgacaaaaagacaaaagtcatCAACCTGCGAGACATCTACTCCACCGTCATCGACCTCCACGGCCTCCGCAagcacacctcctcctcctcctccaatcccCTCAACGGCCTCGTTAACTACGTCCAATCAAAGAGCCTGGAAGCTAAACCCAGGGCGTACCCTGCTTCCCTGCTAAaccacagggagggagggggaggcggaggagagggaggaggcgggCTGTTGTCCAGGCAACCATTGCCCTGCAGCagtacaggaggaggagaaggaggaggaggaggagatgcggTGTTCACTATTTCCGAGGACGCTCTAccacccccctcctcgtcctgcCACAgactctccctcccccccaggttcagccccccccacctctccccctgCTGGAACGTCCCACAGAAGGAGGTGCTCAGCTCATTCACCTTACCGCTGCGCCGCCCTCGCTCCACAGCTCCTCCCAGGAGGCACTCAGCAGGAGGCTGGTCCACGGCAGcgggggaggagcagaggagggaggggggaaaccAAAGGCAgcgggggaaggaggaggatgcaTGTCAACCTCCTCCTTTCTGCTCCTCTAGAGCCTTCCAAGGTTCCTGCAGCTCTTCCAGTCTCCACCAGGAAGTGCTGCTGAtccactcctcctgctccctcatCCCTTCCTCCTTTCCGATCTCCTCCCTGTCTCaactcctctccttctcctcgtctaCTCCAGCCCCGCCCTGCAGGAGGCGCAGCCTGCCAATTGG